Proteins encoded within one genomic window of Leptospira stimsonii:
- a CDS encoding Gfo/Idh/MocA family protein, which translates to MKKLRVGIAGFGVVGKRRKEYIDRHPNLDVVAVCDKSFGKDGVLENHIRYYQNYKDLLKEELDALIVCLTNDIAAEVTIAGLEAGLHVFCEKPPGRNVEDIVRVIEHEKKYPSLKLMYGFNHRYHDSIQEALKILRSGELGKVINLRGLYGKSKLITFNQPDWRTKREVAGGGVLLDQGIHIVDLMRLFAGEFEEIHSFISNGHWKYDVEDNAYAIMRTKDGIVGMLNSSATQWRHRFHLDINLEKGSLILGGILSGTKSYGAETLTIVYADPDNDGGDPKEQTIRYNKDPSWNEEIIAFADCILNDKPVQFGTSSDALQTMKLVFKIYYSDPIWQKKYNIKEPN; encoded by the coding sequence ATGAAAAAATTGAGAGTTGGAATTGCCGGTTTCGGAGTAGTCGGAAAACGCAGAAAGGAATATATCGATCGTCATCCGAATTTGGATGTTGTCGCAGTTTGTGACAAAAGCTTTGGTAAAGATGGAGTTTTAGAAAACCACATTCGATATTATCAAAATTATAAAGATCTTTTAAAAGAAGAATTAGATGCTTTGATCGTCTGCCTTACGAACGACATCGCGGCGGAAGTTACGATTGCGGGCTTGGAGGCAGGCCTTCATGTATTTTGTGAAAAACCTCCGGGACGAAATGTTGAAGATATCGTTCGGGTTATTGAACACGAGAAAAAGTATCCTTCATTGAAATTGATGTACGGTTTTAACCATCGATATCACGATTCTATCCAGGAGGCTCTGAAGATACTACGTTCAGGGGAGCTAGGCAAAGTCATCAATTTGAGGGGACTGTATGGAAAATCGAAACTCATCACTTTCAATCAACCGGATTGGCGCACAAAACGCGAGGTTGCAGGCGGTGGGGTTTTATTAGATCAAGGAATTCATATAGTTGATTTGATGCGTTTATTCGCAGGTGAGTTCGAAGAAATTCATAGTTTCATTTCTAATGGACATTGGAAATACGATGTCGAAGATAATGCTTACGCGATCATGAGGACAAAAGACGGGATTGTTGGAATGTTGAATTCTTCAGCGACACAGTGGAGACATCGTTTTCATCTTGACATCAATCTCGAGAAAGGAAGTCTAATTTTAGGGGGAATTCTCTCCGGAACAAAAAGTTACGGTGCAGAAACGCTTACCATCGTTTACGCGGATCCCGATAACGATGGCGGTGATCCTAAAGAACAGACGATACGCTACAATAAGGATCCGTCTTGGAATGAAGAGATTATCGCTTTTGCCGACTGTATCTTGAATGACAAGCCGGTTCAATTTGGAACGTCAAGCGATGCTTTGCAGACGATGAAGCTCGTTTTTAAAATATACTATTCCGATCCAATCTGGCAAAAAAAATACAATATAAAGGAACCGAACTAA
- a CDS encoding D-sedoheptulose-7-phosphate isomerase: MNNIDRFFTTDPVNFAAAYIQYLQTVLQNVSTVEIGRFIETLLDARKRGVTIFFIGNGGSAATASHFANDISIGTNEYETPFRALSLTDNVPIISAIGNDFGYEDIFVRQLKVLGKKGDVLVSISASGNSPNLIKAMEYAHSVGIKTVAITAFDGGKMKPLANEGIHVPTDPKEYGPAEDAHMVLDHLVGAYLMRIIKQK; the protein is encoded by the coding sequence ATGAATAATATAGATCGTTTTTTCACAACTGATCCCGTAAATTTTGCGGCCGCTTATATTCAGTATCTCCAAACCGTATTACAAAATGTGAGTACTGTTGAAATCGGAAGATTTATTGAAACATTGTTGGATGCAAGGAAACGCGGAGTCACAATTTTCTTTATCGGAAACGGAGGAAGCGCGGCGACAGCGAGCCACTTCGCAAACGATATCTCCATTGGAACGAATGAATATGAAACCCCATTCCGCGCGCTTAGCCTGACGGATAACGTTCCTATCATATCTGCAATTGGAAATGATTTTGGTTACGAGGATATATTTGTAAGACAACTTAAAGTATTAGGAAAAAAAGGAGATGTTTTGGTCTCCATTTCTGCTTCCGGGAATTCTCCTAACTTAATTAAGGCAATGGAATATGCCCATAGTGTTGGGATAAAAACAGTTGCTATTACAGCGTTCGACGGTGGAAAGATGAAACCTTTAGCTAATGAAGGAATTCACGTTCCAACGGATCCGAAAGAATATGGTCCGGCTGAGGATGCTCATATGGTTTTGGATCATCTGGTAGGCGCCTATTTAATGCGTATTATCAAACAAAAATAA
- a CDS encoding SDR family NAD(P)-dependent oxidoreductase — protein sequence MRFEGKKVFISGASKGIGKSIANAFLDEGAFVFGSSTGGKKETSDFPNCQEWFFADFNDIDQIKKCADFLRKIEPDILINNAGINKIAPFVSIEPEDFLSIHRVNVFAPFLLCQSVLPSMILKSWGRIVNISSIWGKISKEQRASYSSSKFAIDGMTIALAAEHSMNGILANCVAPGFTDTELTRRVLGEEGIRNLVANVPIRRIGTVDEIARLVLWLSSEENSYVTGQNISIDGGFTRV from the coding sequence ATGCGTTTCGAAGGTAAGAAAGTTTTTATTTCCGGTGCGAGCAAAGGAATCGGAAAGTCAATTGCAAATGCATTCTTAGACGAGGGTGCTTTTGTGTTTGGTTCCTCTACAGGAGGTAAAAAAGAAACCAGTGACTTTCCAAATTGCCAGGAATGGTTTTTCGCAGACTTCAACGATATTGATCAAATAAAAAAATGTGCTGATTTTTTAAGAAAAATCGAACCAGATATTTTAATTAATAACGCCGGCATTAATAAGATCGCTCCTTTTGTTAGTATCGAACCTGAGGATTTTCTTTCCATTCACCGAGTAAATGTCTTTGCTCCTTTTCTGCTTTGCCAATCTGTACTTCCTTCTATGATTTTAAAAAGCTGGGGAAGAATAGTAAATATTTCTTCCATTTGGGGAAAAATCAGTAAGGAACAAAGGGCTTCCTACTCTTCCAGTAAGTTTGCAATCGATGGGATGACTATCGCTTTGGCGGCAGAGCATTCTATGAATGGTATTCTTGCAAATTGTGTCGCTCCGGGATTTACAGATACTGAATTAACAAGACGCGTGTTAGGTGAAGAGGGAATCCGGAATTTAGTAGCTAATGTCCCGATTCGGAGAATAGGGACTGTAGATGAGATTGCTCGTTTAGTCTTATGGCTTTCGAGCGAAGAGAATAGTTATGTAACCGGTCAAAATATTTCTATAGATGGTGGTTTCACTCGTGTCTGA
- a CDS encoding AroB-related putative sugar phosphate phospholyase (cyclizing) yields MSEQIQIQSHKGPYSVLFNEHLLSDFPLFGGKELHFLIDSNIARLYASPFEFVVNHRNSIQIDAKEDNKTLEKIIPVIETLVTNGIRRDHILVAIGGGIVQDITCFISSVLLRGVSWRFIPTTLLAQADSCIGSKSSVNLKDTKNIIGTFNPPAEIHICTQFLDTLEKKDIHSGIGEIIKVHAIDGIDSFNSLAKDFDQLFTDRSLLRRYICEALLIKKRFIEEDEFDQGIRNIFNYGHSFGHSIESATDYAIPHGVAVTIGMDMANFISAKRGLLPHRDFERMHEILNKNYSDFSKVNIPIERVMGALKKDKKNTSSMLGLIFAVGEKADIQRIQVPPDSEFQSQCEEFLRELKA; encoded by the coding sequence GTGTCTGAACAGATACAAATTCAATCTCATAAAGGACCCTATTCGGTTCTATTCAACGAACACTTACTTTCTGATTTTCCTTTGTTCGGGGGAAAAGAACTTCATTTTTTAATCGATTCTAATATTGCCAGGTTGTATGCGTCTCCATTTGAGTTTGTCGTAAATCATCGCAATTCAATTCAAATCGACGCGAAAGAAGACAACAAGACGTTGGAAAAAATTATTCCAGTCATTGAAACGTTGGTAACTAATGGAATCCGTAGAGACCATATTTTAGTTGCGATCGGTGGTGGCATTGTTCAGGACATTACATGTTTTATTTCTAGCGTTTTATTGAGGGGGGTATCCTGGAGATTCATTCCTACCACACTTTTGGCGCAGGCGGATTCATGTATCGGTTCAAAAAGTTCCGTCAATTTAAAAGATACTAAGAATATCATAGGTACATTTAATCCTCCGGCTGAAATACATATTTGTACTCAATTCTTAGATACATTAGAAAAAAAGGATATTCATTCGGGTATCGGAGAAATCATCAAAGTGCATGCTATCGACGGAATCGATTCTTTTAATTCATTAGCGAAAGACTTTGATCAATTGTTTACGGACCGTTCTCTTCTTCGCAGATATATTTGCGAGGCACTCTTGATTAAGAAACGTTTTATAGAAGAAGACGAGTTCGATCAAGGGATTCGCAATATCTTTAATTATGGACATAGCTTCGGTCATTCTATTGAATCTGCCACTGATTACGCAATTCCGCACGGGGTCGCCGTAACGATCGGGATGGATATGGCAAATTTTATCTCTGCTAAACGAGGCTTATTGCCTCATCGGGACTTTGAGAGAATGCACGAAATATTAAATAAAAATTATTCCGATTTTTCCAAAGTCAATATTCCGATCGAAAGGGTCATGGGTGCTCTTAAAAAAGATAAAAAAAATACTTCCTCGATGCTCGGCCTAATTTTTGCCGTTGGTGAAAAAGCCGATATTCAGAGAATTCAAGTTCCGCCCGATTCGGAATTTCAATCTCAATGCGAAGAGTTCTTACGGGAGCTGAAAGCTTGA
- a CDS encoding phosphoglycerate dehydrogenase, with translation MTKVAVCSRSFSNNTILRNELLQKYQNVTFNDKGLQLKGDSLVSFLSGHEKAITALEVLDEYVLSKLPELKVIGKYGVGLDMIDMSAMRKYGKKLGWTGGVNRRSVSELVIAFAISMLRNIPQANREVISGAWRQHVGGYLSGRTVGIIGCGHIGKDLTKLLKVFGCNILVNDIQDYSDFYSENDLSSVTIEHLLENSDIVTLHVPLNDSTRNILDSSKLSLMKSTAILINTARGELVDETALKQCLKENRIAAAAFDVFAVEPPKDQELLSLPNFLATPHIGGSAAEAILAMGRSAILGLDENYIPSFT, from the coding sequence GTGACTAAAGTGGCCGTCTGTTCTCGTTCTTTTTCAAATAACACGATTCTTAGAAACGAGTTACTTCAAAAATATCAAAATGTTACTTTTAACGATAAAGGACTACAGTTAAAGGGAGATAGTTTGGTTAGTTTTTTGTCGGGTCACGAAAAAGCGATCACCGCATTGGAAGTCCTGGATGAGTACGTACTTTCTAAATTGCCTGAACTCAAAGTAATAGGAAAGTATGGAGTAGGATTAGATATGATTGATATGTCTGCAATGAGAAAATACGGTAAAAAATTGGGTTGGACCGGAGGTGTAAATCGAAGATCCGTTTCCGAGTTGGTAATAGCCTTTGCAATCTCAATGCTTAGAAATATTCCGCAAGCTAATCGTGAGGTAATCTCCGGAGCCTGGAGACAGCATGTAGGTGGATATCTCTCCGGTAGAACCGTAGGAATCATTGGTTGCGGACATATAGGCAAAGATTTAACGAAACTTCTTAAGGTCTTCGGTTGCAATATTCTCGTAAATGATATTCAAGATTATTCTGACTTCTACAGTGAAAATGATCTTTCATCGGTTACCATTGAGCACCTATTAGAAAATTCTGATATTGTTACGTTGCATGTACCTTTAAATGATAGTACGCGTAATATTCTCGATTCTTCAAAACTTTCTTTAATGAAATCGACTGCGATACTTATTAATACTGCTAGAGGTGAGCTGGTTGACGAAACTGCGCTCAAACAATGCCTAAAAGAAAATAGAATTGCCGCCGCCGCTTTTGACGTTTTTGCGGTAGAACCTCCGAAAGATCAGGAGTTATTATCTTTACCTAATTTTTTAGCGACGCCACATATTGGAGGTAGCGCAGCGGAAGCAATTCTCGCGATGGGACGGTCCGCTATTTTAGGTTTGGATGAAAACTATATTCCGAGTTTTACCTAA
- a CDS encoding pyridoxal phosphate-dependent aminotransferase, giving the protein MAIRPKKSLLNPNLFRPSALKSVPRSREPIWLDKNENLDSILMNLNHSILLELPLDAIATYPEAGETYRKLADYVGVEPESLILTPGSDGAIRYAFEAFVEPGDYVIHTSPTFAMYSVYCQMFGANAITIEYTRKEEKPYLDLNQIKDHLKKYKPKLLCLPNPDSPTGTIIASGELSEILNLCEQTGTVLLLDEAYFPFYDWTGVPWIKRSSNLVVARTFAKAWGLAGLRVGYAVAAPNTIDLFHKIRPMYEVNTLAVEFLSRALDREINMKESVIRIKDGKRFFEDKMRSFGFGVLQTEGNFTHVDFGRFGKSVHSTLFNKVYYRQAFEQPCLKGYSRFSVAPISVMKQVVELIEETVKAERV; this is encoded by the coding sequence ATGGCAATACGTCCAAAAAAATCTTTGCTGAATCCGAATCTATTTCGGCCAAGCGCGTTAAAATCTGTTCCCAGAAGTCGGGAACCAATCTGGCTTGATAAGAACGAGAATTTAGATTCTATCCTAATGAATCTTAATCATTCTATTCTTTTAGAGTTGCCTTTGGACGCGATCGCTACCTATCCTGAAGCAGGTGAGACGTATCGGAAACTCGCTGATTATGTAGGAGTAGAGCCAGAATCACTGATTCTTACTCCTGGGAGTGATGGTGCAATTCGATATGCGTTCGAGGCTTTCGTTGAGCCAGGGGATTATGTGATTCACACCTCTCCAACGTTTGCAATGTATTCGGTTTATTGTCAGATGTTCGGTGCGAACGCTATAACCATTGAATATACTAGAAAAGAAGAAAAACCTTATCTTGATTTGAATCAGATCAAAGATCATCTTAAAAAGTATAAGCCGAAGTTGCTTTGCTTACCGAATCCTGATAGTCCAACAGGTACTATAATTGCCTCTGGAGAATTATCAGAAATATTAAATCTGTGTGAGCAAACAGGAACTGTTTTGCTCTTAGACGAAGCCTATTTCCCTTTCTATGATTGGACGGGCGTTCCATGGATAAAAAGATCCTCTAATCTCGTAGTCGCTAGGACGTTTGCAAAGGCTTGGGGCCTCGCAGGATTGAGAGTGGGTTACGCTGTCGCCGCCCCGAACACGATCGACTTATTTCATAAAATTCGACCAATGTATGAAGTGAATACATTGGCTGTTGAATTCCTTTCCAGAGCTCTCGATAGAGAAATAAATATGAAAGAATCTGTTATAAGAATCAAAGATGGAAAAAGGTTTTTCGAAGATAAAATGCGATCTTTCGGATTCGGAGTTTTACAAACGGAAGGGAATTTTACGCATGTCGATTTTGGAAGATTTGGCAAATCTGTTCATTCAACTCTTTTCAATAAGGTGTATTATAGACAAGCTTTCGAGCAACCTTGTCTTAAAGGATATAGCAGATTTTCCGTGGCACCGATATCGGTGATGAAGCAAGTTGTAGAATTAATTGAAGAAACGGTGAAAGCAGAAAGAGTATGA
- a CDS encoding Gfo/Idh/MocA family protein: MNQNVKIAIIGCGRISGHHCRSIVETDGVELVAVCDLDIEKAKAYQKDFGAKAYDNYHQMLIENKDINTVAIVTPSGMHYEHSLDIISKYQKNIIVEKPTFMRPSQVKEVYDAAAKAGVKIFAVFQNRHNLAVQRVLLGLQKGELGKLRSANVRVRWCRPQRYYDLAPWRGTYSMDGGCLTNQGIHHIDLLKLLGGQVKRVISIHKTLGADIEVEDTATAILEFESGAIGSLEITTAARPIDFEASLSLVCENGLAQIGGIAVNELQIYSPDPTACESNSEDFSGNVYGNGHAKIYEEIAQTFKGNREFPVTFEDTFSTIQLLNAFYIADERDEWVDVKTANDSARLGRENEKIANLYRTKLPSVMS, encoded by the coding sequence ATGAATCAGAACGTAAAGATAGCAATCATTGGTTGTGGCAGGATTTCAGGTCACCATTGTAGATCCATAGTTGAAACAGACGGAGTCGAGCTCGTTGCTGTATGTGATCTTGATATTGAAAAAGCAAAAGCTTACCAGAAGGATTTCGGAGCGAAAGCCTACGACAACTACCATCAGATGTTGATTGAAAATAAGGATATCAATACGGTTGCGATCGTGACTCCTTCCGGAATGCATTATGAACATTCGTTGGATATTATTTCGAAATATCAGAAAAACATAATCGTGGAAAAACCCACGTTCATGAGGCCGTCTCAGGTAAAAGAGGTTTATGATGCCGCCGCAAAGGCAGGAGTCAAAATCTTTGCAGTTTTCCAAAATCGCCATAATCTTGCCGTTCAACGGGTCTTACTTGGTTTGCAAAAAGGGGAGCTAGGTAAATTACGTTCCGCGAATGTTCGCGTTCGCTGGTGTCGCCCTCAACGTTACTATGACTTGGCTCCCTGGCGCGGAACTTATTCCATGGATGGGGGATGTCTAACAAATCAAGGAATTCATCATATTGATTTACTCAAGCTATTGGGTGGTCAAGTAAAGCGTGTTATAAGTATTCATAAAACCTTAGGTGCAGATATTGAAGTGGAAGACACTGCGACTGCCATTTTAGAATTTGAAAGTGGCGCCATCGGTTCTTTAGAAATTACTACTGCGGCACGACCAATCGACTTTGAAGCAAGTTTATCTTTGGTATGCGAGAACGGTTTGGCACAAATCGGCGGAATCGCAGTCAACGAATTACAAATATATTCTCCGGATCCAACTGCTTGTGAAAGCAACTCCGAAGACTTTTCCGGAAACGTCTACGGAAACGGACACGCAAAAATATACGAGGAAATTGCTCAAACTTTCAAAGGGAATCGTGAATTTCCCGTAACTTTTGAGGATACGTTCTCTACTATACAGCTTTTAAATGCCTTTTACATTGCAGACGAGCGTGACGAATGGGTCGACGTAAAAACGGCAAATGACAGCGCTCGCCTAGGCAGAGAGAATGAAAAAATAGCAAATCTTTATAGAACAAAGCTTCCAAGTGTAATGAGTTAG
- a CDS encoding 3-deoxy-manno-octulosonate cytidylyltransferase: protein MKVIGIIPARMAASRFPGKPLYPIHGKPMLEHVYCRAKMYSGWDHLVVATCDQEIEQFSKSKSFPVVMTGNHHTRALDRVAEAMTLLDTKVADDDIIVCVQGDEPMMRPDMIDAAVAPLLSDSNIPCTVLAMHIVDKEIWLNPDTVKIIHNAAGEVLYTSRAPLPYCKGEFSHELMARRIYGIFAFRSKYLKQFTEHSETRLEQLEACDSNRILDMSFAQFIAPYPNIESFSVDSPDDIQLVEKYMLSDSLWKEYN from the coding sequence ATGAAAGTGATAGGAATTATACCTGCAAGAATGGCCGCTTCCCGTTTTCCTGGAAAGCCCCTTTATCCAATACATGGTAAGCCAATGCTTGAGCATGTTTACTGCAGAGCAAAGATGTATTCGGGATGGGACCATTTAGTTGTCGCAACGTGCGATCAGGAAATCGAGCAATTTTCAAAGTCAAAAAGTTTTCCAGTGGTAATGACTGGAAATCACCATACTAGAGCACTGGATCGAGTTGCGGAAGCGATGACCCTTCTTGACACGAAAGTAGCAGACGATGATATCATCGTTTGTGTTCAAGGTGACGAACCGATGATGAGACCCGACATGATCGATGCGGCCGTTGCCCCATTATTATCTGATTCTAATATTCCCTGTACTGTCTTGGCAATGCATATTGTAGACAAGGAAATCTGGCTTAATCCGGATACGGTGAAGATTATTCATAACGCCGCGGGGGAAGTATTATATACTTCCCGTGCACCGTTACCGTATTGTAAAGGAGAGTTTTCTCACGAGCTGATGGCACGACGAATATATGGAATCTTTGCGTTTCGCTCAAAATATCTGAAGCAGTTTACTGAGCATTCGGAAACAAGATTAGAGCAGTTAGAAGCCTGTGATAGCAACCGAATCTTAGATATGTCTTTTGCACAGTTTATTGCACCGTATCCTAATATTGAATCTTTTTCGGTCGATAGTCCAGACGATATCCAGCTTGTAGAAAAATATATGCTATCCGATTCTCTTTGGAAAGAATACAATTAA
- a CDS encoding class I SAM-dependent methyltransferase gives MIISQINPNSSQSILDIGCGCGGLGLALRDQFGVNQYTGVEINEAAAKTGRGMNPNANIYCGDILDLTKMELSGKQFDIVFSLSCVDWNVQYLDMLLSAWKHVRPGGYFISTFRLTDKEGCIDMDKSYQFINYEGIKKGELASYVVLNAKELMEQIETFNPLKINAYGYWGAPSSTAVTPYKRLCFAAFSIQKRSDKDIQPIEFDLKMPSEILFNISSTA, from the coding sequence GTGATTATTAGTCAAATTAATCCGAACTCCTCTCAGTCGATTTTGGATATTGGTTGCGGATGTGGAGGATTGGGGCTCGCACTAAGAGATCAGTTTGGGGTTAATCAATATACTGGCGTTGAGATCAATGAGGCCGCTGCAAAAACAGGGAGAGGAATGAACCCGAATGCAAATATTTATTGTGGCGACATTCTAGATCTGACTAAAATGGAGCTCAGTGGCAAACAATTTGATATTGTATTTTCGCTAAGTTGTGTGGATTGGAACGTTCAGTATTTGGATATGCTCCTTTCTGCTTGGAAGCACGTTCGTCCTGGTGGATATTTTATTTCTACTTTCCGCCTGACTGATAAAGAAGGCTGTATCGATATGGATAAGTCTTATCAATTTATTAACTACGAAGGGATTAAAAAAGGGGAATTGGCTTCCTACGTTGTTCTAAACGCTAAAGAGCTTATGGAGCAAATTGAAACTTTTAATCCCTTAAAAATCAATGCATATGGATATTGGGGTGCTCCTTCATCGACGGCGGTTACGCCCTATAAACGACTTTGTTTTGCGGCATTCTCGATTCAAAAAAGATCGGACAAGGATATTCAACCGATCGAATTTGATTTGAAAATGCCTTCGGAAATTCTTTTTAATATCTCCTCGACAGCTTAA
- a CDS encoding TIGR04326 family surface carbohydrate biosynthesis protein — protein MNRSITLWCHDEEPTQKENIWYWGRYNRDRKEVSIPAYLEENSDRLRSEYITFVYDLSEATVKGVGIRRWLDFGDGFSYWWMTFLSEKSPFKSPAIYDCLRILAFEELLLIRKPIEVILESSDPSLHKSIRQLCKKLKIHFTRGSSQSGSVNYTLKNIYDALPFFVQGILSLRHLFVKWHLRKIQKPNWFSGDGSVFFCSYFFNLDRKASNDGRFYSHQWESLPSHFLKNGFHSNWLHHILFSPGMPSVNIAKEWVTKFNANSETEGNHSFIETYLTWKILFRVFAKWILLNILSWRLRSISSFFYSKNFKVWLWPHLKRDWQICMTGPAAINNLLWHELFDSILKSIPHQKVGFYLWENQGWETAFLRAWKKYGHGKIIGVPHATVVYWHLNNFDDPRSFDKGRNLPKPVPDYLAINGPVAKNAFLNSGFPKKRLLEVEALRFQYLSDSGNLNQKKRKLKNKDSLLKVLILGDFTLERTLKMLRCMEEALFLATTPIEIVLKPHPFCKIDQKTYPTLTFEIIEKPISEILPDYDFAFSSNTSSAGLDALLGGIPLVVFIDGKDFNHSPLRGLDGIRFVGNPKDLIDSFQEMKVKGVSWSTTDFFWLDSDLPRWTQVLNRIESEKLN, from the coding sequence ATGAATAGATCCATTACATTATGGTGTCATGATGAGGAACCGACTCAAAAAGAAAATATTTGGTATTGGGGACGTTATAATCGAGATCGAAAAGAGGTTTCGATTCCGGCTTATTTGGAAGAAAACTCGGATCGTCTTCGTTCAGAATATATAACGTTCGTTTACGATTTATCTGAAGCTACCGTCAAAGGAGTTGGAATTAGGCGATGGCTTGATTTTGGGGATGGTTTTAGTTACTGGTGGATGACCTTCCTCTCCGAAAAAAGTCCATTTAAGTCTCCTGCTATTTATGATTGTTTGAGAATCCTTGCATTTGAGGAATTGCTCTTAATTCGAAAGCCGATCGAAGTGATCTTAGAGAGTTCTGATCCCTCACTTCATAAGAGTATTCGTCAACTCTGTAAGAAACTGAAGATTCATTTCACACGCGGGTCATCACAAAGTGGAAGCGTGAACTATACTCTGAAAAATATTTACGACGCACTTCCTTTTTTTGTTCAAGGAATTCTAAGCCTAAGACATCTTTTTGTAAAATGGCATCTACGTAAGATTCAAAAACCGAACTGGTTTTCGGGAGATGGAAGTGTTTTTTTTTGCTCCTATTTTTTTAATCTCGATCGCAAAGCGAGCAACGATGGACGATTCTATTCACATCAATGGGAAAGTTTACCAAGTCATTTTTTAAAGAATGGCTTTCATTCTAATTGGCTTCATCATATTCTTTTCAGTCCAGGTATGCCGAGCGTAAACATTGCGAAAGAATGGGTAACAAAATTTAACGCAAATAGTGAAACTGAAGGCAACCACAGTTTTATAGAGACATACTTGACTTGGAAGATTCTTTTCCGAGTTTTCGCAAAATGGATACTACTGAATATTCTTTCTTGGAGATTGCGAAGTATTTCTTCGTTCTTCTATTCTAAAAATTTTAAAGTTTGGCTCTGGCCACATTTAAAACGCGATTGGCAAATCTGCATGACTGGTCCAGCCGCAATCAATAATTTACTCTGGCATGAACTTTTCGATAGCATTCTCAAGAGTATTCCGCATCAGAAAGTAGGCTTTTATCTTTGGGAAAATCAAGGTTGGGAAACTGCATTCTTACGGGCATGGAAGAAATACGGACATGGAAAAATTATCGGTGTTCCCCACGCGACAGTCGTCTATTGGCATTTGAATAATTTCGATGATCCTCGAAGCTTTGATAAAGGAAGAAATTTACCGAAACCGGTTCCTGACTATTTAGCAATAAACGGACCGGTTGCTAAAAATGCTTTTTTGAATTCTGGTTTTCCTAAAAAAAGACTTTTGGAAGTTGAGGCATTGCGTTTTCAGTATCTGTCCGATTCCGGAAACTTGAACCAAAAGAAAAGAAAACTCAAAAACAAGGATTCACTTCTTAAAGTTTTAATTCTAGGTGATTTTACCTTGGAGAGAACTCTGAAAATGCTCCGTTGTATGGAAGAAGCGCTTTTTCTGGCTACAACTCCAATCGAAATAGTTCTAAAACCTCACCCATTTTGTAAGATTGATCAGAAGACATATCCAACTCTTACTTTTGAAATTATCGAAAAGCCAATTTCGGAAATTTTACCAGATTATGACTTTGCATTTTCAAGCAATACCTCCTCCGCAGGTTTGGATGCATTGTTAGGTGGAATACCATTAGTCGTTTTTATCGACGGAAAAGATTTTAATCATAGTCCACTCAGAGGCTTGGATGGAATTCGATTCGTAGGTAATCCTAAAGACTTGATCGATTCATTTCAAGAAATGAAAGTTAAAGGAGTTTCTTGGTCAACGACCGATTTTTTCTGGTTGGATTCGGACCTTCCGAGATGGACTCAGGTTTTGAATCGAATTGAATCGGAGAAACTAAATTAG